Proteins encoded together in one Agromyces sp. 3263 window:
- a CDS encoding enoyl-CoA hydratase-related protein, which translates to MSDAAATSHGDERAVRVERDGRVATVVIDRPKSLNALSPEVLGALAAVFDGLSDDPGDLAGVLLVGAGGRAFVAGADIRALSRSTPAEGAETARLGHRVAATIEALPLPVIACVDGFALGGGLELALACDFIYATDASRFGQPEVKLGLIPGFGGTVRLPRVVGPARARELIYTGRQIGIEEAVAAGLVLRRFEDREALLAGARETVELMATGSASAVGLAKRVLVAASGQATDTATELEIAGFEDAFRTGDKAEGVAAFLEKREPRFADGAGAGAGTTPA; encoded by the coding sequence ATGTCGGATGCCGCAGCGACGAGCCACGGCGACGAGCGGGCGGTGCGCGTCGAACGCGACGGCCGCGTCGCCACCGTCGTCATCGACCGCCCGAAGTCGCTCAACGCCCTCTCCCCCGAGGTGCTCGGCGCGCTGGCGGCCGTGTTCGACGGCCTGTCCGACGACCCGGGCGACCTCGCCGGAGTGCTGCTCGTCGGCGCGGGCGGGCGGGCGTTCGTCGCCGGTGCCGACATCCGGGCACTGTCGCGGTCCACCCCGGCCGAGGGGGCGGAGACCGCACGACTCGGTCACCGCGTGGCCGCCACGATCGAGGCGCTCCCCCTTCCGGTCATCGCCTGCGTCGACGGGTTCGCGCTCGGCGGCGGGCTCGAGCTCGCGCTGGCGTGCGACTTCATCTACGCGACGGATGCCTCGCGCTTCGGCCAGCCCGAGGTGAAGCTCGGCCTCATCCCCGGGTTCGGCGGCACCGTGCGGCTGCCCCGAGTGGTGGGGCCGGCACGCGCGCGCGAGCTGATCTACACCGGGCGCCAGATCGGGATCGAGGAGGCGGTGGCCGCGGGGCTCGTGCTGCGGCGGTTCGAGGACCGCGAGGCGCTCCTGGCCGGAGCACGGGAGACCGTGGAGCTCATGGCGACCGGCTCGGCGTCGGCGGTGGGCCTCGCCAAGCGTGTGCTCGTCGCGGCATCCGGCCAGGCCACCGACACCGCCACCGAGCTCGAGATCGCCGGGTTCGAGGACGCGTTCCGCACCGGCGACAAGGCCGAGGGCGTGGCCGCCTTCCTCGAGAAGCGCGAGCCGCGGTTCGCCGACGGCGCCGGCGCCGGCGCCGGCACCACGCCCGCCTGA
- a CDS encoding M23 family metallopeptidase — MNSPTHGRRAAPKPPASSRARAFGAGPRAARTSPDRTARSRSLRPAFSVIAMTFASGMLVATSVPALAITATDAEPRASVYAPVEDSITLAPQAIEVAHEAELKPMAVEGYAVEAAPPPLLSQVAGLGSVSIIKADLVVWPVLTPQKRSDGFGPRNAPCAGCSTSHDGVDFNPGNGSPVMSIADGVVVLATENGGGLGVNVEVQHNIDGELVTSSYAHMQFGSLQVVEGQRVSAGQQLGAVGTTGQSTGPHMHLEMFGADGVRFDGFAWLDDHIA, encoded by the coding sequence ATGAATTCCCCCACTCACGGCCGCCGCGCCGCCCCGAAGCCCCCTGCCTCCTCCCGCGCCCGCGCCTTCGGTGCCGGCCCCCGCGCCGCCCGCACGAGCCCTGACCGCACCGCTCGCAGCCGATCGCTGCGGCCCGCGTTCTCGGTGATCGCGATGACGTTCGCCTCGGGCATGCTCGTCGCGACGAGCGTGCCGGCCCTGGCGATCACCGCGACCGACGCCGAGCCGCGCGCCTCCGTGTACGCTCCGGTCGAGGACTCGATCACGCTCGCCCCCCAGGCCATCGAGGTCGCGCACGAGGCCGAGCTGAAGCCCATGGCGGTCGAGGGCTATGCGGTCGAGGCCGCGCCGCCGCCCCTCCTCTCGCAGGTCGCCGGCCTCGGCAGCGTCTCGATCATCAAGGCCGACCTCGTCGTCTGGCCGGTGCTGACGCCGCAGAAGCGCTCGGACGGGTTCGGCCCCCGGAACGCGCCCTGCGCCGGCTGCTCGACGAGCCACGACGGCGTCGACTTCAACCCGGGCAACGGCTCGCCGGTGATGTCGATCGCCGATGGAGTCGTGGTGCTGGCCACCGAGAACGGCGGCGGGCTCGGCGTGAACGTCGAGGTGCAGCACAACATCGACGGCGAGCTCGTCACGAGCTCGTACGCGCACATGCAGTTCGGCTCGCTGCAGGTCGTCGAGGGCCAGCGCGTGAGCGCGGGCCAGCAGCTCGGTGCCGTCGGCACAACCGGCCAGTCCACCGGCCCGCACATGCACCTCGAGATGTTCGGCGCCGACGGCGTGCGCTTCGACGGCTTCGCCTGGCTCGACGACCACATCGCCTGA